The Chitinophaga pinensis DSM 2588 region ATGTTTGATAATATTGGAGCCGATTTCGGCGACGACGATATCGATTTCAGCGATCTTTTTTTCACTCAGTCCGCACTGTACAGAAAGACGGTGCACTTCACGCTTCAATAACGACAGATAACTTCTATCTTCAATATTAAAACTGATATGCCGTCCGGTTATCCATTCTTCCATTTAGTGATTGTAATGGTGGTTCCTTTACCCACCGTACTTTTAATATCAAATTCACTCACGAGACGTTTTGCCCCCGGCAGCCCCAATCCGAGGCTTTTACCGGTAGAGAAACCGTCTTTCATAGCCTGGTCTACGTTTGGAATGCCCGGGCCATTATCTGAAAAGGTAACCCGGACACCGTTCTGGCGTTGGCCGTTGACTATTTCTATGAGGACAGTACCTTCTCCCGCATATCGTAATATGTTTCGGGATAGCTCGCTGGCGGCAGTGATCAGTTTAGTCTGATTGACGAGGCCCATGCCAATTTTGACGGCAAATTCCTTCAATCGGTTTCTGAAAACTACCATATCCAACTCTTTCGCAATGCGCATATTATCGCTGGATAGTACTATCATTCCTCAGGTTCCTCAGCTTCTTCGGTGATCTTCATTTTCTGCTGTAGCAATTCCATTCCTTTTTCTACATTCAGCGCAGTCTGAACGCCTTTCAGCGGCAATCCCAATTCTACGAGTGTGATGGCTACAGCGGGTTGCATACCAACAATTACCGTATCCGCATCGAGAATTCTGCTCATATTTGCTATGTTTCCCAGTATTCTTCCCATAAAGGAGTCTACGATAGAAACAGAAGAGATATCAATTAATACGCCTCTGGCGCCAGTCTTACTTACAGCCTGTACCAGGTCAGCTTCCAGATTAAGCGCAAGTCTGTCATATAAGTCAACCTGAATGGCTACCATCAGGAAGTGGCCAATTTTGAGAATGGGTATTTTGTCCATTAATTCCTACTTTACTTTGCAACTACTTTTCTTACTTCTAACTGTAAAAGCGAATATGCATATCTTAGGGCGCTTGCCAGTGTAGCTTTGGTAACGATACCAGACAGGTCGATACCCAGGTGAACGACTGTCTGAGCGATTTCAGGTCGAATACCGCTGATAATGCATTCCGCTCCCATCAGGCGCGTCGCGCTGACAGTTTTAATAAGGTGTTGTGCAACGAGGGAATCAACGGCAGGAACGCCGGAGATATCCAGGATGGCGATGCTGCTGGATGTATCTACTATTTCCTGTAAGAGGTTCTCCATTACGACCTGGGTACGGGAGCTGTCCAGGGTGCCGATAATAGGCATGGCAACAATGCCGTCCCATACACGGATAACGGGGGTGGAGATTTCGGCTATCTCGTCGGTTTGACGCAGAATCACTTCTTCTCTTCCTTTAATAAACGTTTCAAATGTAACGATGCCGAGGCTGTCGATCAGTTTGCTGACCTTCAGGCTTTCGTCCAGCAACTGAATAGGGTCATTTTTGATTTCCTGTTGCAGAACGGATAATAATGCGTCTTTCAGGCTGAACACAAAAGTGCCTGTTTCTCTCGGAGAATAACCCTGTTTAGCCCGGGAAATAGAAATACCTTCCAGTACTTCATAGACAGGTTCCAGAGCGTTTGATTGTACATCATCCAGACTAGAACTGCTTAAAGCTTGTAGTAAAACGTCTACAAGTTCTTCTGATTGTACGCTGAGTTCGTCGTTCGACATAAGGTCTTCCCGTAGAGAAAAATCCACTAATTGGTTCTTCATCCACAATTCGAGAATCTGTTTTTTCCTTTTCTGCAAAACTTTAGCTGTGTCTAGCTTCATATGTGTGGCTTGTTTTAGCTTAATGGCGCATATTGTCCGTCGAACACTTAGCAAAAAGCAAACCGGAAAAGGAAGAAGCCGCTACTAGAAGTGATGCGTCAGCTGGTAGAGAAACAGTTGTCCGATCCTTGGTTCAAAGATTAAAGGGAACAAAATGCCGAATACAGCGCCCCAGAGGTGTGCGTCATGGTTAATACCGTTGCTTTCCTGACGGGACATATAAATCGTATAGCCGAGATACACAACACCATAAAGGATAGCAGGCATTGGGATGACAAATACATATATCGTCGCCCAGGGGTTAAAGAGAATGGCTGCAAATACCACCGCAGAAACGGCGCCGGAAGCTCCGATCGTCTGGTAGTCGGGATTGTTTCTATGTTTGAGGAAAGTCGGAATATCTGAAAGGATTAACCCTAATATATAGAACAGCAGATAATAAAGTTTGCTCTGGAAGATGACTTCGAACTGGCGTTCGATGAAGCCACCAAAGAAAAAGAGCGTAAACATATTGAAGGCCAGGTGCATGAAATTAGCATGTACAAGGCCAGAGGTGATAAAACGGTAGTATTGTTTCTTTTCTTTTACCAGATACGGCCACATACTGAGATCTGCCACACGTTGTTCGTTATTGAAGGACGTGATGGATATGATACAGGTGATGACGATAATTGATATGCTAAGTGTCAATGCCATTCGGAATGCGTAATTTAATTGATGAGAATGTAATGATACTGAATTTTTACTGATGATGATATTTCTCCCGGTTAATGACCGTATAGGCCCGGTAGAGTTGTTCGGTCATGATCAGTCTCACCAGCTGGTGCGGGAAGGTGAGGGGGGACAGCGATAATTTAAGTTGTGCTCTTTCCAGGACGGCAGTATCCAGTCCGAAAGCGCCACCAATCAGGAATATCACCTGCCGGGTTGCTGCATTGGCACGTTGCTGGATGAAATCAGCCAGTTGCATGGTTGTCTGCATTTTCCCATATTCATCCAAGGCTACCAGGTAATCCTGTGGTTGCAGCATATCCAGTATCATTTTACCTTCCTGTTTTTTCAGTTCCGGCACGGAGAGACTGGCGGCCTGTTTCACGGTCGGGATCAGCTTTAGTTCAAAGTCGACATAATGTTGCAGTCGCTTTTGAAAGATAGCAATACCGTCCCTTATATATGGGTCATTCTCTTTTCCTATACTCCAGAGTTGTATTTTCACCGTACAAATATTTGGTCACCTATCCGTCGGGAGAGACGGGCGGTAAATGTACGTAACCTGTTTGTTATGAATCAAACAAAAAAAATATTTCAAAAATTTGGTGGATATGAAAATATTCTTACCTTTGCAATCCCAACAAAGGGAATGGCTTCGTAGCTCAACTGAATAGAGCATCTGACTACGGATCAGAAGGTTTCTGGTTTGAATCCAGACGAGGTCACAAAGAGGATAACTGCATTTGTAGTTATCCTCTTTTTTTATATCAATACTTTGTTTGTAATTTATTTCAGATCTTTGATCTGTAGGTTTCCTACCAGTTAATAAGAAAGCGCCACATATTTGCCTAAATATTGTTGTTTTTCAGTTTCCTCTATCAGAAAATGAGCAACATCTTCCCTTGAAATTTTTCC contains the following coding sequences:
- a CDS encoding anti-sigma regulatory factor; the protein is MIVLSSDNMRIAKELDMVVFRNRLKEFAVKIGMGLVNQTKLITAASELSRNILRYAGEGTVLIEIVNGQRQNGVRVTFSDNGPGIPNVDQAMKDGFSTGKSLGLGLPGAKRLVSEFDIKSTVGKGTTITITKWKNG
- a CDS encoding STAS domain-containing protein → MDKIPILKIGHFLMVAIQVDLYDRLALNLEADLVQAVSKTGARGVLIDISSVSIVDSFMGRILGNIANMSRILDADTVIVGMQPAVAITLVELGLPLKGVQTALNVEKGMELLQQKMKITEEAEEPEE
- a CDS encoding STAS domain-containing protein, producing the protein MKLDTAKVLQKRKKQILELWMKNQLVDFSLREDLMSNDELSVQSEELVDVLLQALSSSSLDDVQSNALEPVYEVLEGISISRAKQGYSPRETGTFVFSLKDALLSVLQQEIKNDPIQLLDESLKVSKLIDSLGIVTFETFIKGREEVILRQTDEIAEISTPVIRVWDGIVAMPIIGTLDSSRTQVVMENLLQEIVDTSSSIAILDISGVPAVDSLVAQHLIKTVSATRLMGAECIISGIRPEIAQTVVHLGIDLSGIVTKATLASALRYAYSLLQLEVRKVVAK
- a CDS encoding rhomboid family intramembrane serine protease, with amino-acid sequence MALTLSISIIVITCIISITSFNNEQRVADLSMWPYLVKEKKQYYRFITSGLVHANFMHLAFNMFTLFFFGGFIERQFEVIFQSKLYYLLFYILGLILSDIPTFLKHRNNPDYQTIGASGAVSAVVFAAILFNPWATIYVFVIPMPAILYGVVYLGYTIYMSRQESNGINHDAHLWGAVFGILFPLIFEPRIGQLFLYQLTHHF
- a CDS encoding 23S rRNA (pseudouridine(1915)-N(3))-methyltransferase RlmH; its protein translation is MKIQLWSIGKENDPYIRDGIAIFQKRLQHYVDFELKLIPTVKQAASLSVPELKKQEGKMILDMLQPQDYLVALDEYGKMQTTMQLADFIQQRANAATRQVIFLIGGAFGLDTAVLERAQLKLSLSPLTFPHQLVRLIMTEQLYRAYTVINREKYHHQ